A single region of the Chryseobacterium sp. 6424 genome encodes:
- the lpdA gene encoding dihydrolipoyl dehydrogenase, translating into MNYDIIVIGSGPGGYVTAIRASQLGFKTAIIEKENLGGICLNWGCIPTKALLKSAHVFNYLKHAEDYGLNPVENPGFDFSKVIQRSRGVATKMSGGISFLMKKNKIDVIMGTAKVQKGKKVSVTDKDGKATEYSAQHIIIATGARSRELPNLPQDGKKVIGYRQALSLPQQPKSMIVVGSGAIGVEFADFYNAMGTKVTIVEFMPNIVPVEDEEISKHLEKSLKKSGIEIMTNASVESVDTKGDGVKANVKTANGNVTLEADILLSAVGIAANIEGQGFEEVGIKTDKGRVLVNEWYETSVPGYYAIGDILPTQALAHVASAEGITCVEKIKGLHVEKIDYGNIPGCTYCSPEIASVGLTEKQAKEKGYEIKVGKFPLSASGKATANGNTDGFIKVIFDAKYGEWLGCHMIGEGVTDMIAEAVVARKLETTGHEIIKAIHPHPTVSEAIMEAAAAAYGEVIHI; encoded by the coding sequence ATGAACTACGATATTATTGTCATCGGCAGTGGTCCCGGTGGATATGTAACCGCCATCAGAGCCTCACAGTTAGGTTTTAAAACCGCTATCATCGAAAAAGAAAATTTAGGCGGTATTTGTCTCAATTGGGGTTGTATTCCTACCAAAGCATTGTTGAAATCAGCGCACGTTTTTAATTATCTGAAACATGCGGAAGATTATGGACTCAATCCTGTTGAAAACCCCGGTTTCGATTTCTCCAAAGTCATACAGCGCAGCCGCGGTGTTGCCACCAAAATGAGCGGTGGGATCTCTTTCCTGATGAAAAAGAACAAGATCGATGTGATCATGGGGACGGCCAAAGTTCAGAAAGGTAAAAAAGTAAGCGTTACCGATAAAGACGGTAAAGCGACAGAATATAGCGCGCAGCACATCATTATTGCAACCGGCGCAAGATCCCGCGAACTGCCAAACCTGCCGCAGGATGGTAAAAAAGTAATTGGTTACCGCCAAGCACTTAGCTTACCACAACAGCCAAAATCCATGATTGTCGTAGGTTCTGGCGCGATTGGGGTAGAATTTGCGGATTTTTATAATGCGATGGGAACTAAAGTGACAATCGTAGAATTTATGCCGAACATCGTTCCTGTAGAAGATGAGGAAATCTCAAAACACCTTGAAAAATCCCTGAAAAAATCAGGCATCGAAATCATGACCAATGCTTCTGTTGAAAGCGTAGATACAAAAGGCGATGGCGTGAAGGCAAATGTAAAAACAGCAAATGGTAATGTTACTTTAGAGGCTGATATCTTGCTTTCCGCAGTTGGTATAGCCGCAAATATTGAAGGCCAAGGCTTTGAGGAAGTAGGTATTAAAACCGACAAAGGCCGTGTATTGGTGAATGAGTGGTACGAAACTTCCGTTCCGGGTTATTATGCCATCGGAGACATCCTGCCGACCCAGGCACTTGCCCACGTAGCTTCTGCAGAGGGGATTACATGTGTGGAAAAAATTAAAGGTTTGCACGTAGAAAAGATAGATTATGGCAACATCCCAGGATGCACTTATTGCAGTCCCGAAATAGCTTCAGTAGGTCTTACTGAAAAACAAGCCAAGGAAAAAGGTTATGAAATTAAAGTAGGGAAATTCCCGTTATCAGCCAGTGGTAAAGCGACCGCAAATGGCAATACCGATGGATTTATCAAAGTGATTTTTGATGCGAAATATGGCGAATGGCTTGGCTGCCATATGATTGGTGAAGGTGTTACCGATATGATTGCAGAAGCTGTCGTTGCACGTAAACTTGAAACTACCGGTCATGAAATCATCAAGGCGATTCATCCGCACCCAACCGTTTCTGAGGCGATCATGGAAGCTGCGGCGGCTGCTTATGGTGAAGTAATCCACATCTAA
- a CDS encoding DUF305 domain-containing protein, with the protein MKKLFLTATLAFFLVSCDNKPKSGQADIKDVSSTPTTSGKTQSNEILQEMQEMMQDMHTKQPTGNNDADFAEMMAEDHEGAIEISEILLRKGTNQELKDFAKKVVQSQTKEKDLMDRFDDLKEKSPDNAAFQKELQASMAPMMNAKPQVHNNLDKDYAAQMIPHHQSAVDMAKVYLKYGKQPELLALSKEIVAAQQKEITFLQNWLSRN; encoded by the coding sequence ATGAAAAAACTATTCTTAACAGCAACACTTGCGTTCTTTTTGGTTTCATGTGATAACAAGCCAAAATCTGGTCAGGCCGATATTAAAGATGTAAGCAGTACACCTACAACCAGCGGCAAAACACAATCAAATGAGATTTTACAGGAAATGCAAGAGATGATGCAGGATATGCATACCAAGCAACCCACTGGGAATAACGATGCCGATTTTGCGGAAATGATGGCCGAAGATCATGAAGGCGCAATTGAAATCTCTGAAATACTGCTGAGAAAAGGCACCAACCAGGAACTTAAGGATTTCGCAAAAAAAGTGGTACAGAGCCAAACAAAAGAAAAAGACCTGATGGACCGCTTCGATGATCTTAAAGAAAAATCGCCGGACAACGCCGCTTTCCAGAAAGAATTACAGGCTTCGATGGCACCGATGATGAACGCAAAACCCCAAGTTCATAACAATTTAGATAAAGATTATGCGGCACAGATGATCCCGCACCACCAGAGTGCAGTTGACATGGCAAAAGTGTATCTGAAATACGGTAAGCAACCCGAATTACTCGCACTTTCAAAAGAAATCGTCGCTGCACAGCAGAAAGAAATCACCTTCCTGCAAAATTGGCTTTCCCGTAATTAA
- a CDS encoding thiamine pyrophosphate-dependent enzyme, whose amino-acid sequence MDSTYIETQQISFQDFRTSVIQDYKLGRISREMSYLGRREVLTGKAKFGIFGDGKELPQLAMAKVFRNGDFRSGYYRDQTFAMAIDAVTIESFFAQLYADTSIEREPASAGRQMNGHYATRSLNEDGSWKNLMEQKNISSDISPTAGQMPRLLGLAMASKVYKTVHFEGSEKFSNGGNEIAFGTIGDASTAEGHFWESLNAACALQVPMIVSIWDDGYGISVPTQNQRAKADIAEMLSGFQRKEGENQGCEIIQVKAWDYPSLLDAYARAEHFARTESVPVVVHVVEVTQPQGHSTSGSHERYKNEDRLKWEGEFDGLRKFREWILDYSIDIEGNEEVLASAEELDRIDEEAKKLVKEGQKKAWENYQKPILDLKNRVLPLIEDLKSQHTGVAEELEKFTKLIAVAKKDIFHLVRKSLFISRGSHSAERAALENLYNEIFAVEKDNYSSHLYSQSQWKATNIKEVAPVFAENSEMVDGRVVVRNNFDKIFEKYPEALVFGEDAGNIGDVNQGLEGLQEKYGELRVADTGIREATILGQGIGLAMRGLRPIAEIQYLDYILYCIQGMSDDLATVQYRTRGGQKAPVIIRTRGHRLEGVWHSGSPMAGIINLSKGILVLVPRNLTKAAGFYNTMLQSDEPAVIVECLNGYRLKEKQPENLGEFTVPVGKIEITKEGKDVTLVTYGSTWRLVMEAAEELEKIGISAEVIDVQSLIPFDLTHEIAQSVQKTNRLVVIDEDVEGGTSAFILQQVMEKQKAFRYLDADPLTISAENHRPAYASDGDYFSKPSVDDMVEKIYTMFHENNPQKFPKI is encoded by the coding sequence ATGGACAGCACCTACATAGAAACGCAACAGATTTCTTTTCAGGACTTCAGGACTTCAGTAATTCAGGATTATAAACTCGGCAGGATTTCCCGCGAAATGTCTTATTTAGGTAGGCGAGAGGTGCTTACCGGCAAAGCCAAGTTCGGCATCTTTGGCGATGGCAAGGAACTTCCGCAGCTCGCAATGGCAAAAGTTTTCAGAAATGGCGATTTCCGTTCCGGATATTACCGCGACCAAACTTTTGCGATGGCCATAGACGCTGTAACTATAGAAAGTTTCTTCGCACAATTATACGCAGATACCAGTATTGAACGCGAACCAGCTTCAGCAGGCCGACAAATGAACGGCCACTATGCTACCAGAAGTTTAAATGAAGACGGTTCTTGGAAAAACCTGATGGAGCAAAAAAACATTTCTTCAGATATTTCGCCCACCGCGGGCCAAATGCCCAGATTGCTAGGATTGGCAATGGCATCTAAAGTATATAAAACTGTACACTTCGAAGGATCCGAGAAATTCTCAAACGGCGGTAATGAAATCGCTTTCGGAACCATTGGTGATGCTTCTACTGCTGAAGGTCATTTCTGGGAATCTCTTAATGCTGCGTGTGCATTACAGGTTCCCATGATAGTGTCGATTTGGGATGATGGCTACGGAATCTCGGTTCCTACACAGAACCAGCGTGCTAAGGCAGACATTGCAGAAATGCTCTCAGGTTTCCAACGAAAAGAAGGCGAAAACCAGGGTTGCGAAATTATTCAGGTAAAGGCCTGGGACTATCCATCACTGCTAGATGCGTATGCGCGCGCAGAGCATTTTGCCCGAACAGAAAGTGTACCCGTGGTAGTTCATGTGGTAGAAGTTACCCAACCTCAAGGACATTCAACTTCTGGTTCTCACGAAAGATACAAAAATGAAGACCGCCTGAAATGGGAAGGTGAGTTTGATGGGTTAAGAAAATTCCGTGAATGGATTCTGGACTATTCTATAGATATTGAAGGAAATGAAGAAGTGCTGGCAAGCGCGGAAGAACTTGACCGCATTGATGAAGAAGCAAAAAAATTGGTGAAAGAAGGACAGAAAAAAGCCTGGGAAAATTATCAGAAACCAATTTTAGATCTTAAAAACAGGGTATTACCACTGATAGAGGACCTGAAATCTCAGCATACAGGCGTTGCAGAAGAATTGGAAAAATTCACGAAACTTATTGCTGTCGCAAAAAAAGATATTTTCCATTTGGTGAGAAAATCATTGTTTATTTCACGTGGCAGCCATTCCGCGGAAAGAGCAGCACTTGAAAATCTATACAATGAAATTTTTGCTGTAGAGAAAGATAATTACTCCTCTCACCTGTACTCACAATCTCAGTGGAAAGCTACTAATATAAAAGAAGTAGCACCTGTTTTTGCAGAAAACTCAGAAATGGTGGATGGCAGAGTTGTAGTAAGGAATAATTTTGATAAAATTTTCGAAAAATATCCTGAAGCACTCGTCTTTGGTGAAGATGCAGGTAACATTGGCGACGTCAACCAAGGTCTGGAAGGTTTGCAGGAGAAATACGGCGAACTTCGCGTGGCAGATACCGGCATCCGTGAAGCTACCATTCTCGGTCAGGGCATTGGTTTAGCCATGCGTGGCCTCAGACCTATTGCGGAAATACAGTATCTTGATTATATCTTATATTGTATTCAAGGTATGAGCGATGATTTGGCCACAGTACAATACAGAACACGTGGCGGGCAAAAAGCACCCGTAATTATCCGTACACGTGGCCACAGACTTGAAGGGGTTTGGCATTCCGGCTCACCAATGGCAGGTATAATCAATCTTTCAAAAGGGATTTTAGTACTTGTACCGCGTAATTTAACTAAAGCTGCCGGCTTTTATAATACAATGCTGCAAAGCGATGAGCCTGCTGTGATTGTAGAATGTCTCAACGGTTATCGTCTTAAAGAAAAACAACCTGAAAATTTAGGTGAGTTTACCGTGCCTGTAGGTAAAATTGAAATTACAAAGGAAGGAAAAGATGTAACCTTAGTAACGTATGGCTCCACATGGAGACTCGTGATGGAAGCGGCCGAGGAACTCGAAAAAATTGGTATTTCCGCCGAAGTCATTGATGTTCAGTCACTCATTCCGTTTGATTTAACACATGAGATTGCACAAAGCGTTCAAAAAACCAACCGACTGGTTGTTATTGATGAGGATGTAGAAGGCGGTACATCAGCGTTTATCCTGCAACAAGTCATGGAAAAACAGAAAGCTTTCAGGTATTTGGATGCAGATCCGCTCACCATCAGTGCAGAAAATCACCGTCCGGCTTACGCCAGCGATGGAGATTATTTCAGTAAACCAAGTGTGGATGATATGGTTGAGAAAATTTATACCATGTTTCATGAAAACAATCCACAGAAGTTTCCGAAAATTTAA
- a CDS encoding helix-turn-helix domain-containing protein yields the protein MWNLINLYISKSKKEKNLEALFYAYRYGSIAGKFPTNIKYADSALSVAKNSNLTKTLIDAYLNRGNINMAEENYQKALEDILNANKLSQQIGNEYIYNKTIYIIAQNKIYLGQYEDAKKELEVCLTFFKSNLHNKTALGKNYEMYYLYSLMSLIDSNTKLGLFQENRIHLAEAFQYVKNNNLNQYLPYFITSEGLIAYYSKDYTTAISKLSEAIRLYNDQWTHITEIYYLGLSYWHTGKKQLAIKYLEEIDKHYTKTKKLDPQFRSAYEILIKYYTSTGNTDKQLEYINKLMYLDRSYEKNYKYLYQRIVKEYDTKKLVAEKNRIENTLQNQRIMFVGVLVVIVGGFVFFGIRIYREKQNYKKRFEEILAHQSAETPQEETVATLNSLDLPQEQKFDYEYYNKIPGLNPLFVENILQQLDIFETEKRFLDPQISQKLLSEEFGTNSTYFSKIINTYKGKTFTLYINDLRLDYIINHLKNDIKYINMDVKELAAIAGFSSAENFSSNFRRKFDMKPSVFIKMMRDKL from the coding sequence ATGTGGAATTTAATAAATCTCTACATTTCAAAATCAAAAAAAGAAAAAAACCTCGAAGCATTATTCTATGCATATCGTTATGGAAGCATAGCAGGTAAATTCCCGACAAACATAAAATATGCTGATAGCGCATTATCTGTAGCGAAGAATTCAAATCTAACAAAAACTTTGATTGATGCTTATTTGAACAGAGGTAATATCAATATGGCAGAAGAAAATTATCAAAAGGCTTTAGAAGATATATTAAATGCGAATAAACTCTCACAACAAATAGGTAACGAGTATATTTATAACAAAACTATATATATAATTGCTCAGAATAAGATATATTTAGGACAATATGAAGATGCTAAAAAGGAACTAGAGGTTTGCTTAACGTTTTTTAAGAGTAATTTACACAACAAAACAGCGCTTGGGAAAAATTATGAGATGTATTACCTCTATTCCCTGATGAGTTTAATAGATTCTAATACAAAACTTGGTTTATTTCAAGAGAATAGAATACATTTAGCAGAAGCTTTCCAGTATGTGAAGAATAATAATCTTAATCAGTACCTTCCGTATTTCATAACTTCTGAAGGACTTATAGCTTACTATTCTAAAGACTACACTACGGCAATCTCAAAATTGTCTGAAGCTATCCGGCTGTATAATGACCAATGGACGCACATTACCGAAATTTACTATCTCGGGCTTTCCTACTGGCACACCGGAAAAAAGCAGCTTGCCATTAAATACCTGGAAGAAATCGATAAACATTATACCAAAACTAAAAAGCTTGATCCACAGTTCCGCTCTGCGTACGAAATCTTAATTAAATATTACACCTCTACCGGTAATACCGATAAACAGCTTGAATACATTAACAAGCTGATGTACCTCGACCGTTCCTATGAAAAAAATTATAAATATCTCTACCAAAGAATCGTAAAAGAATACGATACCAAGAAACTGGTAGCAGAAAAAAACCGTATTGAAAATACCCTTCAGAACCAACGCATCATGTTTGTGGGCGTATTAGTGGTGATTGTGGGTGGTTTTGTATTTTTTGGCATCCGGATTTACCGCGAAAAACAGAACTATAAAAAAAGATTTGAAGAAATCCTCGCCCATCAGAGTGCGGAAACTCCGCAGGAAGAAACCGTTGCGACACTCAACTCGCTAGATTTGCCTCAAGAACAGAAGTTCGATTACGAATATTACAACAAAATCCCAGGCTTGAATCCCCTGTTTGTAGAGAACATTCTTCAACAACTTGATATTTTCGAGACTGAAAAAAGATTTTTGGATCCCCAGATTTCACAAAAGTTGCTCAGTGAGGAGTTTGGCACCAATTCTACCTATTTCTCGAAAATCATCAATACCTATAAAGGCAAAACTTTCACCTTATATATTAATGACCTGCGTCTTGATTATATCATCAATCACCTGAAAAATGATATAAAATACATCAACATGGATGTAAAAGAACTTGCTGCCATCGCAGGATTCTCCAGTGCGGAAAATTTCTCATCCAATTTCCGCCGAAAATTTGATATGAAACCTTCGGTTTTCATTAAAATGATGCGCGATAAACTATAA
- a CDS encoding putative signal transducing protein, with translation MERETRVSVFESEKSAEIQLIKSKLEAQQIPAFTNDKYMSFTTTPTANTIRLMVNLQDEQRAFEIIDQYLKESDLDLSLKP, from the coding sequence ATGGAAAGAGAAACGAGAGTATCTGTGTTTGAAAGTGAGAAATCTGCCGAAATTCAGTTGATAAAATCTAAGCTTGAAGCGCAGCAAATCCCAGCTTTCACTAATGATAAGTATATGTCTTTTACAACAACGCCTACCGCTAACACGATCCGCCTGATGGTAAACCTGCAGGATGAGCAAAGAGCTTTTGAAATTATTGACCAATACCTAAAAGAGTCCGACCTCGACCTTAGTCTGAAACCCTAA